A single Sorex araneus isolate mSorAra2 chromosome 8, mSorAra2.pri, whole genome shotgun sequence DNA region contains:
- the SLC35A3 gene encoding UDP-N-acetylglucosamine transporter isoform X3, with the protein MSANLKYLSLGILVFQTTSLVLTMRYSRTLKEEGPRYLSSTAVVIAELLKITACILLVYKDSKCSLRALNRILHDEILNKPMETLKLAIPSGIYTLQNNLLYVALSNLDAATYQVTYQLKILTTALFSVSMLSKKLGVYQWLSLVILMTGVAFVQWPSDSQELDSKDLSAGSQFVGLMAVLTACFSSGFAGVYFEKILKETKQSVWIRNIQLGFFGSIFGLMGVYIYDGELVSKNGFFQGYNRLTWIVVILQALGGLVIAAVIKYADNILKGFATSLSIILSTLISYFWLQDFVPTSVFFLGAILVIAATFLYGYDPKPAGSLTKA; encoded by the exons ATGTCTGCCAACCTAAAATACCTTTCCTTGGGAATTCTGGTATTTCAGACAACCAGTCTGGTTCTGACAATGCGTTATTCTAGAACTTTAAAAGAGGAGGGACCTCGGTATCTGTCTTCCACAGCGGTGGTCATTGCTGAGCTCCTGAAGATAACAGCCTGCATCTTACTGGTCTACAAAGACAGTA AATGTAGTCTAAGAGCACTGAATCGAATACTACATGATGAAATTCTTAATAAACCTATGGAAACGCTTAAACTTGCAATTCCATCAGGGATATATACTCTTCAGAATAATTTACTGTATGTGGCATTGTCAAATCTAGATGCTGCTACTTATCag gtcACCTATCAGTTGAAAATTCTCACAACAGCATTGTTTTCTGTGTCTATGCTTAGTAAAAAGTTAGGTGTGTACCAGTGGCTCTCCCTAGTAATTTTGATGACAGGAGTTGCTTTTGTACAG TGGCCCTCGGATTCTCAGGAGCTGGACTCCAAGGACCTTTCGGCTGGCTCGCAGTTTGTCGGCCTCATGGCAGTCCTCACAGCCTGTTTTTCAAGTGGCTTTGCCGGGGTTTACTTTGAGAAAATCTTAAAGGAAACCAAACAATCAGTGTGGATAAGAAATATCCAACTGG gtttcttTGGTAGTATATTTGGATTGATGGGTGTGTACATTTATGATGGAGAATTGGTATCAAAGAATGGATTTTTTCAGGGATATAACCGGCTGACTTGGATAGTTGTTATTCTTCAG GCACTTGGTGGTCTTGTAATAGCTGCTGTTATTAAGTATGCagataacattttaaaaggatTTGCGACCTCTTTGTCCATAATATTATCAACACTGATATCCTATTTTTGGCTACAAGATTTTGTGCCGACCAG TGTCTTTTTCCTTGGAGCCATCCTAGTAATAGCAGCTACTTTCCTATACGGTTATGATCCCAAACCTGCAGGAAGTCTCACTAAAGCATAG
- the SLC35A3 gene encoding UDP-N-acetylglucosamine transporter isoform X2, translating to MAQQANEDKTMSANLKYLSLGILVFQTTSLVLTMRYSRTLKEEGPRYLSSTAVVIAELLKITACILLVYKDSKCSLRALNRILHDEILNKPMETLKLAIPSGIYTLQNNLLYVALSNLDAATYQVTYQLKILTTALFSVSMLSKKLGVYQWLSLVILMTGVAFVQWPSDSQELDSKDLSAGSQFVGLMAVLTACFSSGFAGVYFEKILKETKQSVWIRNIQLGFFGSIFGLMGVYIYDGELVSKNGFFQGYNRLTWIVVILQALGGLVIAAVIKYADNILKGFATSLSIILSTLISYFWLQDFVPTSVFFLGAILVIAATFLYGYDPKPAGSLTKA from the exons gcaAATGAAGATAAAACAATGTCTGCCAACCTAAAATACCTTTCCTTGGGAATTCTGGTATTTCAGACAACCAGTCTGGTTCTGACAATGCGTTATTCTAGAACTTTAAAAGAGGAGGGACCTCGGTATCTGTCTTCCACAGCGGTGGTCATTGCTGAGCTCCTGAAGATAACAGCCTGCATCTTACTGGTCTACAAAGACAGTA AATGTAGTCTAAGAGCACTGAATCGAATACTACATGATGAAATTCTTAATAAACCTATGGAAACGCTTAAACTTGCAATTCCATCAGGGATATATACTCTTCAGAATAATTTACTGTATGTGGCATTGTCAAATCTAGATGCTGCTACTTATCag gtcACCTATCAGTTGAAAATTCTCACAACAGCATTGTTTTCTGTGTCTATGCTTAGTAAAAAGTTAGGTGTGTACCAGTGGCTCTCCCTAGTAATTTTGATGACAGGAGTTGCTTTTGTACAG TGGCCCTCGGATTCTCAGGAGCTGGACTCCAAGGACCTTTCGGCTGGCTCGCAGTTTGTCGGCCTCATGGCAGTCCTCACAGCCTGTTTTTCAAGTGGCTTTGCCGGGGTTTACTTTGAGAAAATCTTAAAGGAAACCAAACAATCAGTGTGGATAAGAAATATCCAACTGG gtttcttTGGTAGTATATTTGGATTGATGGGTGTGTACATTTATGATGGAGAATTGGTATCAAAGAATGGATTTTTTCAGGGATATAACCGGCTGACTTGGATAGTTGTTATTCTTCAG GCACTTGGTGGTCTTGTAATAGCTGCTGTTATTAAGTATGCagataacattttaaaaggatTTGCGACCTCTTTGTCCATAATATTATCAACACTGATATCCTATTTTTGGCTACAAGATTTTGTGCCGACCAG TGTCTTTTTCCTTGGAGCCATCCTAGTAATAGCAGCTACTTTCCTATACGGTTATGATCCCAAACCTGCAGGAAGTCTCACTAAAGCATAG
- the SLC35A3 gene encoding UDP-N-acetylglucosamine transporter isoform X1, with protein MDRGRRARPDLGAPVARRGRGRRAAREANEDKTMSANLKYLSLGILVFQTTSLVLTMRYSRTLKEEGPRYLSSTAVVIAELLKITACILLVYKDSKCSLRALNRILHDEILNKPMETLKLAIPSGIYTLQNNLLYVALSNLDAATYQVTYQLKILTTALFSVSMLSKKLGVYQWLSLVILMTGVAFVQWPSDSQELDSKDLSAGSQFVGLMAVLTACFSSGFAGVYFEKILKETKQSVWIRNIQLGFFGSIFGLMGVYIYDGELVSKNGFFQGYNRLTWIVVILQALGGLVIAAVIKYADNILKGFATSLSIILSTLISYFWLQDFVPTSVFFLGAILVIAATFLYGYDPKPAGSLTKA; from the exons gcaAATGAAGATAAAACAATGTCTGCCAACCTAAAATACCTTTCCTTGGGAATTCTGGTATTTCAGACAACCAGTCTGGTTCTGACAATGCGTTATTCTAGAACTTTAAAAGAGGAGGGACCTCGGTATCTGTCTTCCACAGCGGTGGTCATTGCTGAGCTCCTGAAGATAACAGCCTGCATCTTACTGGTCTACAAAGACAGTA AATGTAGTCTAAGAGCACTGAATCGAATACTACATGATGAAATTCTTAATAAACCTATGGAAACGCTTAAACTTGCAATTCCATCAGGGATATATACTCTTCAGAATAATTTACTGTATGTGGCATTGTCAAATCTAGATGCTGCTACTTATCag gtcACCTATCAGTTGAAAATTCTCACAACAGCATTGTTTTCTGTGTCTATGCTTAGTAAAAAGTTAGGTGTGTACCAGTGGCTCTCCCTAGTAATTTTGATGACAGGAGTTGCTTTTGTACAG TGGCCCTCGGATTCTCAGGAGCTGGACTCCAAGGACCTTTCGGCTGGCTCGCAGTTTGTCGGCCTCATGGCAGTCCTCACAGCCTGTTTTTCAAGTGGCTTTGCCGGGGTTTACTTTGAGAAAATCTTAAAGGAAACCAAACAATCAGTGTGGATAAGAAATATCCAACTGG gtttcttTGGTAGTATATTTGGATTGATGGGTGTGTACATTTATGATGGAGAATTGGTATCAAAGAATGGATTTTTTCAGGGATATAACCGGCTGACTTGGATAGTTGTTATTCTTCAG GCACTTGGTGGTCTTGTAATAGCTGCTGTTATTAAGTATGCagataacattttaaaaggatTTGCGACCTCTTTGTCCATAATATTATCAACACTGATATCCTATTTTTGGCTACAAGATTTTGTGCCGACCAG TGTCTTTTTCCTTGGAGCCATCCTAGTAATAGCAGCTACTTTCCTATACGGTTATGATCCCAAACCTGCAGGAAGTCTCACTAAAGCATAG